In Bombus vancouverensis nearcticus chromosome 1, iyBomVanc1_principal, whole genome shotgun sequence, a single genomic region encodes these proteins:
- the LOC117153613 gene encoding PP2C-like domain-containing protein CG9801: MPSLRKKVAGFMRQLSISNLAGAVENLSQGEQTLRSPRSLTQDFTSGCFITRYLDGLETKQEGPAILHGRNPEELPIRQLGNFQQDRDVVSAHTGPDNGLTTVNVQQRHLSINDIDIDYIDMLDQGEQYRNTSTTTTPTIAGITDWFNPHEIAYGIATTLYEKNPTNNTNNGEPIADCFGIVARSNSAILALADGVNWGTKASIAARSAVHGSIEYLNKALFCPSINGEMTTTKDVFIALLRSFHAAHSLILQEQGMLTTLTVCAVLPLPNSDSNTEKNKYMACTCNVGDSLAYVYSRKTGVREITRGSHDIHCMRDMRDALGALGPVDGSNPELNNLTLAMTEVEKGDIVFLTSDGISDNFDPVVGKFAILPCHNSVPDSNVKNHTEGRSKTRRKSAENLRHAESGNSNRNKSNLPVVEAYQRHELTLLRMEDLLRRGVSGEGPPCNSAKHLCELLLDFAVRITAAKRRILEDTDLYYAQNKDGQLIQLSKQEQRTRRIKTLDKVSMIPGKLDHATVVAYVVGSINSEYGL, encoded by the exons aTGCCAAGTTTGCGAAAAAAGGTTGCTGGTTTTATGCGACAACTATCTATTAGCAATTTGGCTGGAGCTGTAGAAAATTTAAGTCAGGGAGAACAGACTTTACGTAGTCCTAGATCATTAACGCAAGATTTTACAAGTGGTTGTTTTATTACACGGTATCTTGATGG ttTGGAAACAAAACAGGAAGGGCCAGCAATTTTGCATGGCAGAAATCCAGAGGAACTTCCAATTAGGCAGCTTGGAAATTTTCAGCAAGATAGAGATGTAGTTTCCGCTCATACAGGTCCAGATAATGGACTTACAACTGTTAATGTACAACAAAGACATTTAAGTATTAATGATATTGATATAGATTACATTGATATGTTAGATCAAGGAGAACAGTATAGAAATA caTCAACAACAACAACTCCTACAATTGCTGGTATTACTGATTGGTTTAATCCTCATGAAATAGCTTATGGAATTGCTACTACATTATATGAGAAAAATCctacaaataatacaaataatggTGAACCAATAGCAGATTGTTTTGGTATTGTAGCAAGATCGAATTCAGCTATTTTAGCACTTGCTGATGGTGTTAATTGGG gtACCAAAGCAAGTATTGCAGCAAGGTCTGCAGTACATGGAAGTATAGAATACTTAAATAAAGCACTTTTTTGTCCTTCGATTAATGGAGAAATGACTACAACAAAAGACGTTTTTATAGCACTACTTCGTTCATTCCATGCTGCACATTCGTTAATTTTGCAGGAACAAGGAATGCTTACAACATTAACTGTGTGTGCAGTTCTGCCACTGCCAAATTCTGATTCTaatacagaaaaaaataaatatatggcATGTACCTGTAATGTTGGTGACAGTTTAGCTTATGTGTATTCAAG AAAAACTGGTGTAAGAGAAATAACAAGAGGATCCCATGATATTCACTGTATGCGTGACATGCGTGATGCTCTTGGAGCTTTAGGCCCTGTGGATGGATCTAATCCTGAATTGAATAATTTGACTCTTGCAATGACCGAAGTTGAGAAAGGAGATATTGTATTTTTGACTAGTGATGGAATTTCGGATAATTTTGATCCTGTAGTCGGAAAATTTGCTATTTTACCATGTCACAATTCCGTACCTGATTCAAATGTAAAAAATCACACTGAAGGAAGATCAAAAACACGTCGAAAGTCTGCAGAAAACTTGAGACATGCAGAATCCGGCAATAGTAATAGAAATAAATCTAACTTGCCTGTAGTTGAGGCATATCAAAGACACGAGCTCACATTGCTTAGAATGGAAGATTTGTTAAGAAGGGGTGTATCTGGAGAAGGACCACCATGTAATAGTGCCAAACATCTCTGCGAACTCCTCTTAGATTTTGCA GTACGCATAACTGCCGCTAAAAGACGAATATTGGAAGATACAGATTTATATTATGCACAAAATAAAGATGGCCAATTAATTCAGCTTTCCAAACAAGAACAGAGAACTCGACGAATAAAAACTTTGGATAAGGTTTCCATGATCCCTGGGAAATTAGATCATGCTACAGTTGTAGCATATGTAGTTGGATCTATCAATTCAGAATAtggtttataa